Proteins from a genomic interval of Actinomycetota bacterium:
- a CDS encoding RDD family protein produces MLPFRAKGYSARRRASFPRRASRLRSFRPPSFRTDSAADQRFPNQGVAVTDIPPTPPPDPGLGSTPPPPPPPPPPPPPPSYGASGYGGAVGSGAWQGPELAEWPMRVLAALIDYVAPSILVGIIQAAVQSFILSLLVGIIPLGYAIFINMQQGETGQTPGKRLVGTKLVSETTLQPVGVGVALGRYFITIVGVLTYCIANLIDALFPLWDPKKQRLVDKVFKTVVIVVPKQNFSFTPPA; encoded by the coding sequence ATGCTACCGTTCCGCGCCAAGGGCTACTCGGCTCGACGGCGGGCCTCGTTCCCGAGACGCGCTTCACGCCTACGGAGCTTCCGACCTCCGAGCTTCCGGACCGACAGCGCCGCCGATCAGCGCTTCCCAAACCAAGGAGTCGCCGTGACCGACATCCCCCCCACCCCTCCCCCTGACCCGGGGCTGGGCTCGACCCCACCACCACCCCCGCCCCCGCCGCCCCCGCCCCCGCCGCCGTCCTACGGCGCGAGCGGGTACGGCGGGGCCGTGGGATCCGGCGCGTGGCAGGGCCCGGAGCTGGCGGAATGGCCGATGCGGGTGCTCGCCGCCCTCATCGACTACGTGGCACCGAGCATCCTGGTCGGCATCATCCAGGCGGCCGTGCAGTCGTTCATCCTGAGCCTGCTCGTGGGCATCATCCCCCTCGGCTACGCGATCTTCATCAACATGCAGCAGGGCGAGACCGGCCAGACGCCCGGCAAGCGCCTCGTCGGCACCAAGCTCGTCTCGGAGACGACCCTGCAGCCGGTCGGCGTCGGTGTCGCGCTGGGCCGCTACTTCATCACGATCGTCGGCGTCCTGACCTACTGCATCGCCAACCTCATCGACGCGCTGTTCCCTCTCTGGGACCCGAAGAAGCAGCGCCTGGTCGACAAGGTGTTCAAGACGGTCGTCATCGTCGTCCCCAAGCAGAACTTCAGCTTCACGCCGCCCGCGTAG
- a CDS encoding LysM peptidoglycan-binding domain-containing protein, protein MEASLVQARPTGPFTAPHLRVPHLRTQLRGLAALLVVGVLALAGQAATQTYAVQRGDTLSAIARRFGVSVADLVAANGLADPNHIRYGAGLAIPAAGAAANASAAAPQAAPATHVVQPGEHLSGIASSHGTTVEAIAAANGLPDPNYVVAGSRLVLPAPRAPVGQGPKDLQARPDRLRLAPRFAHWARVYGVPADLMKAMGWYESGWQNDVVSVTGARGIGQLMPATVVFVNAQLHTKLDPRRPDDNIRMSTRFMRSLLDATGGRVDLALAGYYQGLTPTLAGRILEETKRYVAGVLSFRASF, encoded by the coding sequence TTGGAGGCATCTCTCGTGCAGGCACGGCCGACGGGGCCGTTCACCGCTCCGCACCTCAGGGTCCCGCACCTCAGGACACAGCTGAGAGGCCTCGCCGCGCTGCTCGTCGTGGGCGTGCTCGCCCTGGCCGGACAGGCGGCGACACAGACCTACGCGGTGCAGCGGGGCGACACGCTCTCGGCCATCGCCCGCCGCTTCGGCGTCAGCGTCGCCGACCTCGTCGCCGCGAACGGTCTCGCCGACCCGAACCACATCCGCTACGGCGCCGGCCTCGCGATCCCGGCCGCGGGCGCGGCGGCCAACGCGTCCGCGGCCGCGCCGCAGGCTGCGCCTGCGACCCACGTCGTGCAGCCGGGCGAGCACCTCAGTGGCATCGCGTCCAGCCACGGCACCACCGTCGAGGCGATCGCCGCGGCGAACGGGCTCCCGGACCCGAACTACGTGGTCGCGGGCTCGCGGCTCGTCCTGCCCGCGCCGCGGGCTCCGGTCGGCCAGGGGCCGAAGGACCTGCAGGCGCGGCCGGACCGCTTACGGCTCGCACCGCGGTTCGCCCATTGGGCGCGCGTCTACGGCGTGCCCGCCGACCTGATGAAGGCGATGGGTTGGTACGAGTCGGGCTGGCAGAACGACGTCGTCTCGGTCACGGGCGCGCGCGGCATCGGCCAGCTGATGCCGGCGACCGTCGTCTTCGTCAACGCGCAACTGCACACGAAGCTCGACCCGAGGCGGCCCGACGACAACATCCGCATGAGCACGCGCTTCATGCGGTCCCTGCTCGACGCGACCGGCGGACGCGTCGACCTCGCCCTCGCCGGCTACTACCAGGGCCTGACGCCGACCCTCGCAGGCAGGATCCTGGAGGAGACCAAACGCTACGTGGCCGGCGTGCTGTCGTTCCGCGCCTCGTTCTGA
- a CDS encoding class II aldolase/adducin family protein, translated as MPDSPAPTLTPPTFASVHDERLHRKQRLAAAFRLFSRFGFDEGVAGHITARDPEHLDHFWVNPFGMHFGHIRVSDLILVNDRGDVVEGDHFVNTAAFAIHSQVHAARPDVIAAAHAHSVYGKTWSSLGRLLDPITQDVCAFYGDHSLFDDYTGVVLDLEEGKRIAHALGESKAVILRNHGLLTVGQTVDEAAWWFITMERSCQAQLMAEAAGTPVLIDRENAARTAGQVGMHAAGWLSFQPLYARIVREQPDLLD; from the coding sequence ATGCCCGACTCACCCGCTCCCACCCTGACGCCGCCGACGTTCGCCTCGGTGCACGACGAGCGCCTGCACCGCAAGCAGCGCCTGGCCGCCGCGTTCCGGCTCTTCTCCCGCTTCGGGTTCGACGAGGGCGTCGCCGGCCACATCACCGCCCGCGACCCCGAGCACCTCGACCACTTCTGGGTCAACCCGTTCGGCATGCATTTCGGCCACATCCGGGTCTCCGACCTCATCCTGGTGAACGACCGCGGCGACGTCGTCGAGGGCGACCACTTCGTCAACACGGCCGCCTTCGCCATCCACTCGCAGGTGCACGCGGCTCGCCCCGACGTCATCGCCGCGGCCCACGCCCACTCCGTGTACGGCAAGACCTGGTCGTCACTGGGGCGGCTGCTCGACCCCATCACCCAGGACGTGTGCGCGTTCTACGGAGACCACTCGCTCTTCGACGACTACACCGGTGTCGTGCTCGACCTCGAGGAAGGGAAGCGCATCGCCCACGCGCTCGGTGAGAGCAAGGCGGTGATCCTGCGCAACCACGGGTTGCTCACCGTCGGGCAGACCGTCGACGAAGCCGCCTGGTGGTTCATCACGATGGAGCGCTCCTGCCAGGCGCAGCTCATGGCCGAGGCGGCGGGCACCCCGGTGCTCATCGACCGCGAGAACGCGGCGCGCACCGCGGGCCAGGTGGGCATGCACGCGGCCGGCTGGTTGAGCTTCCAGCCGCTCTACGCCCGGATCGTCCGCGAGCAGCCCGACCTGCTCGACTGA
- a CDS encoding universal stress protein, whose product MAYRVVLVGTDGSPPAIAAVDQAARVALAFGARLVVAGSDGAHVRAGVETAERVGVTDVRSRTLTGEPADALRSAAEDDRAELLVVGAQGATGPPHLLGHVANAVSHRAPCDLLIVVPTG is encoded by the coding sequence GTGGCCTATCGCGTCGTGCTCGTCGGCACCGACGGCTCGCCGCCCGCGATCGCGGCAGTCGACCAGGCGGCGCGGGTGGCGCTCGCGTTCGGGGCGCGCCTCGTCGTCGCGGGCTCCGACGGCGCCCACGTCCGCGCCGGCGTCGAGACGGCCGAGCGCGTCGGGGTGACCGACGTCCGCTCACGGACGCTCACCGGCGAGCCCGCCGACGCGTTGCGTTCCGCGGCCGAGGACGACCGGGCCGAGCTGCTGGTGGTCGGCGCCCAGGGAGCGACGGGCCCGCCCCACCTCCTGGGACACGTGGCCAACGCGGTGTCCCACCGCGCTCCGTGCGACCTGTTGATCGTCGTCCCGACGGGTTGA
- a CDS encoding GNAT family N-acetyltransferase, with the protein MEEGVRDATRDDVPRLVELARAAIRELTRMKGGSVWAAREARAEPIDDDLVAAIDDPARCVLVGTIDEVPIGYGVAHVETLTDQSHLGVVDDIFVEDGARGIGVGELVMGELVSWCRAQACFGIDVMALPGHRAAKNFFEESGFTARKIVMHHRLGEP; encoded by the coding sequence GTGGAGGAAGGCGTCCGCGACGCCACGCGTGACGACGTGCCTCGGCTCGTCGAGCTCGCTCGCGCCGCGATCCGGGAGTTGACGCGGATGAAGGGAGGGTCGGTGTGGGCGGCGAGAGAAGCACGCGCCGAGCCCATCGACGACGATCTGGTCGCCGCGATCGACGACCCGGCCCGCTGCGTGCTGGTCGGCACGATCGACGAGGTCCCGATCGGTTACGGCGTCGCGCACGTCGAGACGCTGACGGACCAATCGCACCTCGGAGTCGTCGACGACATCTTCGTCGAGGACGGGGCGCGCGGCATCGGTGTGGGGGAGCTGGTGATGGGGGAGCTGGTGAGCTGGTGCCGCGCCCAGGCGTGTTTCGGGATCGACGTGATGGCGCTGCCCGGACACCGCGCGGCCAAGAACTTCTTCGAGGAGTCGGGTTTCACGGCGCGCAAGATCGTCATGCACCACCGGCTCGGCGAACCGTGA
- a CDS encoding DUF2752 domain-containing protein, producing the protein MGATIAGLRTRLSLAPAWVPPAAVAVGATLACVVLATLDPRKEGFYPRCPFRAVTGRACAGCGVTRGLHELLTGHPMAALRLNLLLVVLVPATLYGYAAWALPRWRGPKLRTFTLTQRNIVGGIAVLLLFTLLRNLPWEPFRSYSSLS; encoded by the coding sequence GTGGGCGCTACCATCGCCGGGTTGCGTACGCGCCTGTCACTCGCACCCGCATGGGTGCCGCCGGCCGCCGTCGCCGTCGGCGCGACGCTCGCTTGCGTGGTGCTGGCGACACTCGATCCCCGCAAGGAGGGGTTCTACCCGCGCTGTCCTTTCCGCGCGGTCACCGGCCGGGCGTGCGCAGGGTGCGGCGTCACCCGTGGCCTGCACGAGCTGCTCACCGGGCACCCGATGGCGGCCCTGCGGCTGAACCTGCTCCTCGTCGTCCTCGTCCCGGCCACGCTGTACGGGTACGCGGCATGGGCGCTCCCCCGCTGGCGGGGCCCGAAGCTGCGGACCTTCACGCTCACGCAACGCAACATCGTGGGCGGCATCGCCGTGCTGCTGCTCTTCACGCTGCTGCGCAACCTGCCGTGGGAGCCGTTCCGCAGCTACTCGTCGCTGAGCTGA
- a CDS encoding thymidylate synthase, which produces MFARETFTSDEAGVLRPYFTNLDQPVFALVNLPEVVKGALFARYSRSPKSLRRLFLDEFVGELDTSGDAGVDATVGLKRAEELYNRVFLEYGDDSVAQLGGVHLACEQASNLLTKILEWGRLMAYLEQSTRYVAYDTRLGGRYRYHRDPQLLASSLGTRYVGDLDRLFDTYAALVPVLQDWFRERHPKDRSDSDFVYRQSIRAKAFDALRGILPAASVSNVGIYGTGQAYEQLLLRMRAHPLPEARTYSALMLTELRKVIPSFLTRVDRPERGGAWSTYLESTRVAMEDLAAELFAGDEPEPRPTVTLVDFDPDGEDKLLAAMLYAYVDLPEDQVQARVRRLSAEERVHLARTYSGDRQNRRHKPGRALERLAYRFDVLSDYGAFRDLQRHRLLTIEWQRLTPRNGYDMPHDVADAGCADQFEGAMARSAALHDALADPFPEQAAYAVALAYRLRYSIQLNARSAMHMLELRTQPAGHPSYRRVCQEMHRLIAEQAGHPLVAELMAFVDHDAYDLERLEGERRAEARRTGQA; this is translated from the coding sequence CTGTTCGCCCGCGAAACCTTTACGTCGGACGAGGCCGGCGTGCTCCGGCCCTACTTCACCAACCTCGACCAGCCGGTCTTCGCGCTCGTCAACCTCCCGGAGGTCGTGAAGGGCGCGCTGTTCGCCCGCTACTCCCGGTCGCCGAAGAGCCTACGCCGGCTCTTCCTCGACGAGTTCGTGGGTGAGCTCGACACGAGCGGCGACGCGGGGGTCGACGCGACCGTCGGCCTCAAGCGGGCCGAGGAGCTCTACAACCGGGTCTTCCTCGAGTACGGCGACGACTCGGTCGCCCAGCTCGGCGGCGTGCACCTCGCGTGCGAGCAGGCGTCCAACCTGCTCACCAAGATCCTCGAGTGGGGCCGGCTGATGGCCTATCTCGAGCAGTCGACCCGCTACGTCGCCTACGACACTCGCCTGGGCGGGCGATACCGCTACCACCGTGATCCGCAGCTGCTCGCGTCCTCGCTGGGGACACGCTACGTGGGCGACCTCGACCGGCTCTTCGACACCTACGCGGCGCTCGTGCCGGTGCTGCAGGACTGGTTCCGGGAGCGTCACCCCAAGGACCGTTCCGACTCCGACTTCGTCTACCGGCAGTCGATACGGGCGAAGGCGTTCGACGCGCTCCGCGGCATCCTGCCCGCCGCCTCCGTGTCGAACGTGGGGATCTACGGCACCGGCCAGGCCTACGAGCAGCTCCTCCTCCGGATGCGCGCCCACCCGCTGCCCGAGGCCCGCACGTACTCGGCGCTCATGCTCACCGAGCTGCGCAAGGTCATCCCCTCGTTCCTCACGCGCGTCGACCGCCCGGAGCGCGGCGGCGCGTGGTCGACGTACCTCGAGTCGACCCGCGTGGCCATGGAGGACCTGGCCGCCGAGCTGTTCGCGGGCGACGAGCCGGAGCCGCGTCCTACGGTCACGCTCGTCGACTTCGATCCCGACGGCGAGGACAAGCTCCTCGCGGCGATGCTCTACGCGTACGTCGACCTCCCCGAGGACCAGGTACAGGCGCGGGTTCGGCGGTTGTCGGCCGAGGAGCGCGTCCACCTGGCCCGCACGTACTCGGGCGACCGGCAGAACCGGCGGCACAAGCCGGGACGGGCGCTGGAGCGACTCGCGTACCGCTTCGACGTCCTCTCCGACTACGGGGCGTTCCGCGACCTCCAGCGCCACCGCCTGCTCACCATCGAGTGGCAGCGGCTCACCCCGAGGAACGGCTACGACATGCCCCACGACGTCGCCGACGCCGGGTGCGCAGACCAGTTCGAGGGGGCGATGGCGCGGTCCGCTGCGCTGCACGACGCGCTCGCCGATCCCTTCCCGGAGCAGGCGGCCTACGCCGTGGCCCTGGCCTACCGGCTGCGCTACTCGATCCAGCTCAACGCCCGCTCGGCGATGCACATGCTCGAGCTCCGCACCCAGCCCGCGGGGCACCCGTCCTACCGTCGAGTGTGCCAGGAGATGCACCGCCTCATCGCCGAGCAGGCGGGTCACCCACTCGTCGCCGAGCTGATGGCCTTCGTCGACCACGACGCCTACGACCTCGAGCGCCTGGAGGGGGAGCGACGGGCGGAAGCCCGCCGCACCGGCCAGGCCTAG
- a CDS encoding NUDIX domain-containing protein — translation MSTRPEVCVGAVAVDDDRLLLVRRGHGPAAGEWSVPGGRVEPGETLIEAVVRELWEETGLEGVCDRFVGWVERIDDENHFVILDFAVTVLDPAAVPVAGDDAAEAAWVPLTELGDYRVVDGLVEFLRDHAMV, via the coding sequence GTGAGCACGCGGCCCGAGGTGTGCGTGGGCGCGGTGGCCGTCGACGACGACCGCCTGCTGCTGGTGCGGCGGGGGCACGGGCCGGCGGCGGGGGAGTGGTCGGTGCCCGGCGGCAGGGTGGAGCCCGGCGAGACCCTGATCGAGGCGGTGGTGCGTGAGCTGTGGGAGGAGACCGGTCTCGAGGGCGTGTGCGACCGCTTCGTGGGCTGGGTCGAGCGCATCGACGACGAGAACCACTTCGTGATCCTCGACTTCGCGGTCACCGTGCTCGACCCGGCCGCGGTGCCCGTCGCCGGTGACGACGCGGCGGAGGCGGCGTGGGTGCCGCTCACGGAGCTGGGCGACTACCGCGTCGTCGACGGGCTGGTGGAGTTCCTGCGCGACCACGCGATGGTCTGA
- a CDS encoding crotonase/enoyl-CoA hydratase family protein encodes MVGYETRGRVAILTINRPEARNAVNGAVANGIEEGIDRLEADDELWAGVIAATGPVFSAGADLKLIATGGIAEMETERGGFAGLVRRERRKPLVAAVDGLALAGGCEIALACDLIVASREASFGLPEVKRSLVAAAGGLFRLPRAVPRNIALEVALTGDPIDAERAHLHGLVNQLVPPGEALEAALALAERICANAPVAVWQTRKVVLESAGEGDERGWEITRAAIGAVVRTEDFREGPLAFVEKRPPRWKGR; translated from the coding sequence ATGGTCGGATACGAGACACGCGGTCGAGTCGCCATCCTCACCATCAACCGCCCCGAGGCGCGCAACGCGGTGAACGGCGCGGTGGCCAACGGGATCGAGGAGGGCATCGACCGACTCGAGGCGGACGACGAGCTGTGGGCGGGCGTCATCGCCGCGACCGGTCCGGTCTTCAGCGCGGGTGCCGACCTCAAGCTGATCGCGACGGGTGGCATCGCGGAGATGGAGACCGAGCGCGGCGGGTTCGCGGGGCTCGTGCGGCGCGAGCGACGCAAGCCGCTGGTCGCCGCCGTCGACGGGCTCGCGCTCGCGGGCGGCTGCGAGATCGCGCTCGCGTGCGATCTCATCGTCGCGTCGCGAGAGGCGAGCTTCGGGCTGCCGGAGGTCAAGCGCTCCCTCGTCGCCGCGGCCGGGGGTCTCTTCCGCCTGCCTCGTGCGGTGCCCCGCAACATCGCACTGGAGGTCGCGCTCACGGGCGACCCGATCGACGCGGAGCGCGCCCATCTGCACGGCCTCGTCAATCAGCTCGTCCCGCCCGGTGAGGCCCTCGAGGCGGCGCTGGCCCTGGCCGAGCGCATCTGCGCCAACGCCCCGGTCGCGGTGTGGCAGACCCGGAAGGTCGTGCTCGAGTCGGCCGGGGAGGGCGACGAACGAGGCTGGGAGATCACCCGGGCGGCCATCGGCGCGGTCGTCCGCACCGAGGACTTCCGCGAAGGGCCACTCGCGTTCGTCGAGAAGCGCCCGCCGCGCTGGAAGGGGCGCTGA
- a CDS encoding LLM class flavin-dependent oxidoreductase, giving the protein MTLPHGLDWPLRFGIFLAPFHPTGQNPTLALDRDLELVQRLDALGFDEAWIGEHHSAGYELIASPEVFIAVAAERTRRIKLGTGVSSLPYHHPLLLADRMVLLDHLTRGRVMLGVGPGQLTSDAHMLGIEPLRQRPMMEESLEAIVALLAADEPVTRHAGWFTLQDARLQLRPYSHPCFDIAVAATISPSGPRAAGRFGLGLLSIAATQQQAFDLLGGHWQVMEERAAEFGAVVDRRRWRLVGPVHLADTEEQARRDVRFGLEDFGRYFRHILPVDPTGGADDFDGMLDFLTATGFAVVGTPDMAVAQLERLVKQSGGFGTFLVFAHEWADREATLRSYELFARSVMPHFQGSLAGPEASGEWVRASGGRFVQAAANAIGQAMSDHQQEQAARAAPT; this is encoded by the coding sequence GTGACGCTCCCGCACGGCCTCGACTGGCCGCTCCGCTTCGGCATCTTCCTCGCGCCGTTCCACCCCACGGGCCAGAACCCCACCCTCGCCCTCGACCGCGATCTCGAGCTCGTCCAGCGGCTCGACGCGCTCGGCTTCGACGAGGCGTGGATCGGTGAGCACCACTCCGCCGGCTACGAGCTCATCGCGTCGCCCGAGGTGTTCATCGCGGTGGCGGCGGAGCGCACCCGCCGCATCAAGCTCGGTACCGGCGTGAGCTCGCTCCCCTACCACCACCCACTCCTGCTCGCCGACCGCATGGTGCTGCTCGACCACCTCACGCGCGGCCGCGTCATGCTCGGCGTCGGCCCCGGTCAGCTCACCTCGGATGCGCACATGCTCGGCATCGAGCCCCTCCGGCAACGGCCGATGATGGAGGAGAGCCTCGAGGCCATCGTCGCGCTGCTCGCGGCCGACGAGCCGGTGACCCGCCACGCGGGCTGGTTCACCCTGCAGGACGCGCGGCTCCAGCTGCGCCCCTACAGCCACCCCTGCTTCGACATCGCCGTGGCGGCCACGATCTCGCCGTCGGGGCCGCGGGCGGCGGGGCGCTTCGGCCTCGGGCTGTTGTCGATCGCCGCGACGCAGCAGCAGGCCTTCGACCTGCTCGGCGGGCACTGGCAGGTGATGGAGGAACGGGCGGCCGAGTTCGGCGCCGTGGTGGACCGCCGCAGATGGCGGCTCGTCGGCCCCGTGCACCTCGCCGACACCGAGGAGCAGGCCCGGCGCGACGTGCGCTTCGGTCTGGAGGACTTCGGTCGCTACTTCCGGCACATCCTGCCGGTGGACCCGACCGGCGGCGCGGATGACTTCGACGGCATGCTCGACTTCCTCACGGCCACCGGGTTCGCGGTCGTGGGGACGCCCGACATGGCCGTCGCCCAGCTCGAGCGCCTGGTCAAGCAGTCGGGGGGCTTCGGCACCTTCCTCGTGTTCGCCCACGAGTGGGCCGACCGCGAGGCGACCCTCCGCTCCTACGAGCTGTTCGCCCGTTCCGTCATGCCCCACTTCCAGGGCTCGCTCGCGGGCCCGGAGGCGTCGGGCGAGTGGGTCAGGGCCAGCGGCGGTCGGTTCGTGCAGGCCGCCGCCAACGCCATCGGCCAGGCCATGAGTGATCACCAGCAGGAGCAGGCGGCGCGCGCCGCGCCAACGTGA